The following proteins are co-located in the Canis aureus isolate CA01 chromosome X, VMU_Caureus_v.1.0, whole genome shotgun sequence genome:
- the MAGEB3 gene encoding LOW QUALITY PROTEIN: melanoma-associated antigen B3 (The sequence of the model RefSeq protein was modified relative to this genomic sequence to represent the inferred CDS: substituted 1 base at 1 genomic stop codon), which translates to MPREQKSKFHTREKCHQARGGPQHRNGALATAAKEQAFPSLAPPPSGVPTCRKPTSRSCSTLKRSQRALSTKSAGVSHTRPYKGVNCKTEKKQSSSQAPLPIMQSPGDPLTKTTGTLVQFLMXMYRRKKLITKANMLKIVNKKYKNRFLEILRRASFNLEVVFGVDLKEGNSTKDSYILVRKMDLPNNGTVSGGRGFPKTGLLMNLLGVIFMKGNCATEEKIWEFLNKMRVYAGKRHFIFGEPKKLITEDLVKLKYLEYRQVPNSNPACYEFLWGPRAHAETSKMKVLEFWAKINHTVPSAFHSWYEEALRDEEERVKAAVTLGAEKDATASESSRDSPATSLTSDEVEAESSSCG; encoded by the coding sequence ATGCCTCGGGAACAGAAGAGTAAGTTCCACACTCGTGAGAAATGCCACCAAGCCCGAGGTGGGCCCCAGCATCGAAACGGTGCTCTAGCCACTGCAGCCAAGGAGCAAGCATTCCCCTCCTTGGCCCCTCCTCCTTCTGGAGTTCCTACTTGCAGAAAGCCCACTTCTAGATCATGTAGCACTCTCAAGAGGTCTCAGAGAGCCCTATCCACCAAGTCTGCAGGGGTTTCTCACACAAGACCATACAAAGGAGTCAACTGCAAAACTGAGAAGAAGCAAAGTTCCTCCCAGGCTCCACTCCCCATTATGCAGTCTCCAGGAGACCCTCTGACCAAAACAACAGGTACTTTGGTACAGTTCCTGATGTAAATGTACAGAAGGAAAAAGCTCATTACGAAAGCTAATATGCTGAAGATTGtcaataaaaagtacaaaaatcgCTTCCTTGAGATCCTCAGAAGAGCCTCTTTCAACCTGGAAGTGGTTTTTGGAGTTGACTTAAAGGAAGGCAATTCTACCAAGGATTCCTATATCCTTGTCCGCAAAATGGACCTCCCCAACAATGGGACTGTGAGTGGTGGCAGAGGATTTCCCAAGACTGGACTCCTGATGAACCTCTTGGGCGTGATCTTCATGAAGGGCAACTGTGCCACTGAGGAGAAGATCTGGGAGTTCCTGAATAAGATGAGAGTCTATGCAGGAAAGAGGCACTTCATCTTTGGGGAGCCCAAAAAGCTCATCACTGAAGATTTGGTGAAGCTGAAGTACCTGGAGTACCGCCAAGTGCCCAACAGTAATCCTGCATGCTATGAGTTCCTGTGGGGCCCCAGAGCCCATGCCGAGACCAGCAAGATGAAAGTGCTAGAGTTTTGGGCCAAGATTAATCATACCGTCCCCAGTGCCTTCCACTCTTGGTATGAAGAGGCTCTGCGAGATGAGGAAGAGCGGGTTAAGGCCGCGGTTACCCTCGGGGCTGAGAAGGATGCCACAGCCAGTGAATCTTCCAGGGACTCTCCAGCAACTTCTCTGACATCTGATGAAGTTGAGGCAGAGTCTTCATCTTGTGGCTGA